GATTTTAGGATTTACAGGATTGTTGTTTGTGGGTTGTTTGTGATGATTCAATGATTCAATTGTCTGAATCAGGATTTACAGGATTTTAGGATTTACAGGATTGTTGTTTGTGGGTTGTTTGTGATGATTCAATGATTCAATTGTCTGAATCAGGATTTACAGGATTTTAGGATTTACAGGATTGTTGTTTGTGGGTTGTTTGTGATGATTCAATGATTCAATTGTCTGAATCAGGATTTACAGGATTGTTGTTTGTGGGTTGTTTGTGATGATTCAATGATTCAATTGTCTGAATCAGGATTTACAGGATTTTAGGATTTACAGGATTGTTGTTTGTGGGTTGTTTGTGATAATTCAATGATTCAATTGTCTGAATCAGGATTTACAGGATTTTAGGATTTACAGGATTGTTGTTTGTGGGTTGTTTATGATGATTCAATGATTCAATTGTCTGAATCAGGATTTACAGGATTTTAGGATTTACAGGATTGTTGTTTGTGGGTTGTTTGTGATGATTCAATGATTCAATTGTCTGAATCAGGATTTACAGGATTTTAGGATTTACAGGATTGTTGTTTGTGGGGTGTTTATGATGATTCAATGATTCAATTGTCTGAATCAGGATTTACAGGATTTTAGGATTTACAGGATTGTTGTTTGTGGGGTGTTTATGATGATTCAATGATTCAATTGTCTGAATCAGGATTTACAGGATTTTAGGATTTACAGGATTGTTGTTTGTGGGTTGTTTATGATGATTCAATGATTCAATTGTCTGAATCAGGATTTACAGGATTTTAGGATTTACAGGATTGTTGTTTGTGGGTTGTTTATGATGGTTTAGATAATTCAGACAAAAAATAGACTCAAAAACATCCTGAAAATCCTTTAATCCTGAAAATCCTGATTCAGACAAAAAATAGACTCAAAAACATCCTGAAAATCCTTGAATCCTGAAAATCCTGATTCAGACAAAAAATATGCTCAAAGACATTCTGAAAATCCTTTAATCCTGAAAATCCTTTAATCCTGAAAATCCCATTAAAGTCAACAGACTAGGCTACCTTCTGGAAACAAATTTTCCTTTCTGACTGAGCTTTAAAGTCAGAACTAAAGTTTTAGGGAATAGAACACTTTCTGTTTCCTGTTTTCTATTGCCTTTTTTTGTAAATTTTTCTTAAAACAGTATATTAATCCAACATATATTAATCTCATACAGTAGAATAGCGTAGAGAGTAATAAACTAAGTATTAACCGTTATGAATTTGCCAAAATATTTCCTGTACCTAAGAAAACTAATCAGCATTATTTCACCCACACTATTAATTACATCTGCCCTGCCTACACAGTTACTGGCACAGCCATTACCAATGAAAATAAGTCTGGAGTTCCCGTCTGGAGATTCTAGAGGCACACCTAAATCAACACTAGGTGGAGGAAGAAGAGGAAATTCGTGTCTCACACGTGACAAAAAGAAAGCCTCTTTAACTGCCTTAATGCCCAACCGAAGTAATAAAAGCCTCACAGTTTCCGCAACTCCAGAATTCTATTTTTATGTTCCTACAAGTACTGCAACCACCGGAGAATTTGTTATCAGATCCGGTGAAGAAGATGGTTTCGAAACAACCTTTCAAGTACCTAGTAAATCAGGAATAGTAAAACTGCAACTCCCCTCCCAATTCCCTCTGAAAACAGGTTTAACATATAAATGGTACTTTGCAGTCATCTGTGATGATCTTGACAGAAGTGCCGATGAATATACACAGGGAATAATAGAACGAACAGCTATCAGTAAATCTTCGAATGAGGCTCTTCAGCAAGCAACTCCTTTAAAACAAGCAAAAATTTATGCTCAGTATAATATTTGGTCAGAAACTCTCACCAATATTGCCCAGTTACGCATCCAAAAGCCAAATGAATGGAAAGAACTGCTAAAATCAGTTGGTTTAGAGGCAATAGCCGAAGAACAGCTAGTTGATTGTTGCCAATTAAACCCTAAACTTAAGTAAAAATGGATGCAAACAATCTGAAAAATTTTCTTTGGCAAGGACGCGGCTTGTGGAGTACCACACCAATAATTGCCTTAGCAGTAATTCTCATCCGTTTTGTAGGTTTATTACAGAGCTGGGAATGGGGCGTTTTTGACCAATATGTGCGTTGGCGACCCCCAGAAACCCGTGACGACCGCATTGTTATTGTTGGTATTGATGAAGAAGACTTGGCTAATCTCAAACAAGTAAAGATTACAGATCAAGTATTAGCTAACTTCCTCAACAAACTTAAAGCCAAAAAACCAAGAGCCATTGGACTTGATCTGTATCGTAACTTACCTGAATCACCCGGTACTTCAGAATTAGAACAGGTATTTAAATCTACCCCTAATCTAGTTGGTATCGAGAAAGTAGTAGGAAAAAGCAGATACGAACGAGTAGCACCACCACCAGTCCTCAAATCTTTGGGTCAAGTGGGTGCAAATGACTTAATGGTTGATTCAGATAACAAAGTGCGGCGCGCTTTGATGTATGTAGATACGGAAGACAAGAAAAAAGCTTACAGTTTCAGCTTACATTTAGCTTTGCGTTATCTGGAAAAAGAAGGAATTGTCGTCAGCAAAGATTTTCGACTAGGGAAAACTAAATTTATTCCCTTTGAAAGTAATGATGGTGGTTATGTTCATGCTGATGCTAATTCCTACCAGATATTAATGAACTATCGAGGAAACAACAGTTACTTCGACACCGTTTCCATGACAGATATTATGGAAGACAAAGTACCTGCTGGTTGGGGGAGAGAGCGTATCATCCTCATTGGATATACAGGAGAGAGTTTCAAAGACTCATTTTTTACTCCATACAGCAGCGAACTTCTCAGCTTCTCAAAACAAATGAGTGGGATAGAAATTCATGCCAATATCACCAGCCAAATTATCAGTGCAGCCTTAGAAAATCGCCATCTATTTAAAACTTTCTCAGAACCTCAAGAGTGGGTATGGATAATATTTTGGAGTGGGGTTGGTGCGTTATTGACTTGGAACTTGCGATTACAAGACCTATTCACATTTCAGAGGGCAGCGGCTGCTGTACTGGCAGGAGGCGCTTTACTAGGTAGCACCTATCTAGCTTTTCTATGGGGTTGGTGGCTACCCGTAGTTCCACCATTTTTAGCACTCATAGGCTCAGTGGTTGCCATCACAGCTTACATTGCTCGTACTGCTGGAAATATCCGCAAGATCTTTGGGCGTTACTTAACGGATGAAGTTGTAGCTAATATACTAGAAAGTCCAGAAGGATTGAAACTTGGTGGTGAACGGCGGCAAATTACCATTTTTACATCCGACTTAAGAGGATTTACAGCAACATCAGAAAGATTACCACCTGAAGAAGTTGTCAAAATCCTCAACTTTTATCTGGAATGTATGGCAGATGAAATTACCAGGTATCAGGGAACTATTGATGAATTCATGGGTGATGGGATTTTGGTACTTTTTGGCGCTCCTACAGCCAGAGAAGATGATGCTGTTAGAGCCGTTGCTTGCGGTATCGCCATGCAGTTAGCTATGGTCAAAGTTAACGCTAAAATGCAGGAATGGGGTTTACCAGCCCTAGAAATGGGCATCGGTATTAATACAGGTGTTGTGGTCGTGGGCAATATTGGCTCGGAAAAGCGCACTAAATATGGCATCGTTGGTAGTCAAGTAAATTTAACTTATCGCATTGAGGGCTATACCACAGGTGGTGAAATTATTATTTCTGAATCTACTTTTCAAGAAGTAGAGTCAATAGTGGTAATTGATAGTCAAATGCAAGTTACTCCAAAAGGGGTTCAAGAACCAATCAATGTTTATAAAATAGCTGGCATTACCGGGCAATACAATCTTTTTCTCTCTCAACATCAAGAAGAATTATGCACTCTTCCTGAACCCCTTGCTATTGAATATGCGTTGGTAGATGGTAAAGATATTGGTAGTTTATCTGTCAAAGGACTTTTAGTGCGACTTTCAATCAATGAAGCAGAAATTTGTTTTGTCAGTGAAGAACTTCAAGAACCACCATCTTGCTTAACCAATATCAAACTTAATTTATGTACACCCAATCAATCGGGAGAAACAGGCGATATATATGCCAAAGTTTTAGAAAAATCTGCCCAAATAGGGCATTTTTGTATTCGCTTTACTGCCAAACCTCCAGAAATTATCAGCAAATTTAGTAATTTAATTGAACAAATTAATTCACAAAATTCTCAATAATTTAGAAGTTAGGCATCAGAAATCAAAATAATTGTAAAATTAATATATTCGATACCGAATAATAGCAAAATGACAAAATTGATATTTTTAGGTTCTGGTTCAGCTTTTACAGTTGGTGCCAATAACTTCCAGTCTAATATGATCTTAGTAACTGAGCAAAATCATAAACTATTAATTGATTGTGGCACAGATATTAGACTTTCTCTCCATGCGGCTGGTTTATCATATCTTGATATTACCGATATTTATATTAGTCATCTCCATTCTGATCATGTAGGAGGACTTGAATATATTGCTTTTAGTACATTATTTGACCCCAGGTGTCAAAAGCCAACTATTTATTTAAGCAAAGATGTTTCTAGTAATCTTTGGGATAGAACTTTATCAGGTGGACTCAGATTTCTTGATGGCGATATTGCGACGATAGATACATTTTTTAAAGAGCATAAAATTAATCATCATGGTCATTTTACCTGGCAAGAAATCAAATTTGACCTCGTCAAAGTTAGTCATGTTAATAATGGCTTTTATCTGATGCCTAGCTATGGATTATTTTTTACATTAGAAGGCGTTAAAATATTTTTATCCACCGATGCTCAATTATGTTTAAATACAAATGGAGAATACTATGAGCAAGCAGATATAATTTTTCATGATTGTGAAACATCACGTTATCAAACTCCTGTTCATGCCAATTATGAACAATTATCAATGCTACCAGCAAAAATCAAAAATAAAATGTGGCTATATGGTTATCAACCGGGTTTTCTGCCTGATGCTAAAAAAGACGGTTTTTGCGGTTTTGTAAAGTGTGGTCAGGTTTTTGAATTTTCATCTTTAGAGAATGTTTGATAGCTTGCGTAGCGTAGCCATAAAGTGTTTCGCTTTAATGGCATTCATACTCAACCAGGTGAGGTAGTTGTAGTAACAGGAGATTGTCCTGAATTGGGCAATTGGGATATTAGTAAAGCTTGTGTTCTAGAATACATCAATCAAAATACTTGGTTTGGAGAAATACCTTTTGATCAAAGTGCTGGTCAAGCGATCGCTGATAAATATGCCATTTTTAGGGAAAACCAAACCCCCCTGCGCGAAAATATCGTTAGCCACACTCTCTAATCTCAAAATAACGTAGTATACTGGGGTTAATCGTATTTAACCGAAAGATGAAATACCTAACCCCAGAACAAGTTTATAAACAGTTCGGCTATCACCCTAAGACGACGGCAGAATGGGCTGACTTAGGGAAAATAGAATGTATCCGTTCCCCTGGTGGACATCGAAGATATCCAGAATCAGCGTTTATAAAAACAGTCTCAACGGATAAAGAGCGGGTTCTTTACGCCCGTGTCAGCACAAAAACCCAGTTGTTAGACCTTGACACACAAATAGAATTTTTAGGTAAAACCTACCCAGGATGTCGAGTCGTCAAGGATGTGGCTAGTGGCATGAATTGGAAGCGGAAAAACTTTCTTAAATTAATGACTCAAGTTGCCCAGAATCAAATCTCTGAAATTGTCGTAGGGCATAAAGACAGATTATGCAGATTTGGATTTGAGTTCGTTGAGTGGTTTTGCAACCTTCACAGCTGCAAAATTGTTGTGGTAAACAATGCCAAGTTATCACCACACGAAGAGTTAATGCAGGACTTTATGGCTATCATGCACTGCTTTTCCTCCAAACTTTACTTCCTTCGGGCTTACAAGAAAAAAATAGCCGAAGAGCAAAATATTCATGAAACAAATAGTAGTCAATACGAGTCAATGGGTGTATAGTAGTAAAAGACGTAGTAATCCAAACTCATGAAACTCAAGGTAAAGAATCAGTTAACCGTTACGAGAATCGCTATTTTAGGAACTGAAAAACTAAATAACTGGAAATCTAACGAGCTTGATTTGATCGCTTTGAGCTTGGGTAAACTACGCTCTGACCTGTGGAACGAGTTCGGGTCGTTGAAAGCCTGGGGTGTTTCTAAATTTGAGATTGACAAACAGCTACGCACCTTAAAAGACAAATATCAATTACCTGCTAAGTTATGGGAAGCGACTCTCTATGACGTAATTGATGATATTCATTTAGTTCAGGCTGCTTGTGTTGAGAAGGTGATAAAATCTTTGGGGCAATCGTTCCAGTCTTTTCAGGCTAAAAAAGGAGTTTTACAACTTACCTTAGAAAGTCGGGAATGGTTGGAACATCCCAAACTTTGCACCTTAGTTAGAAAGTTTTGGTATCGAGGACACACGAAAGTTTGTAACCAAATTATTGTAAAGGCTTATGATACTAAAACAGATGATAAAGGTGTGGTGTGGTTGCGTTTTGGAGGTTTAACTCCATGTAAAACTCTCAAACTACCAACGACTTTACCAACAGAAATCAAGTGTCAGATAAGGCTAATTAAGCGTAATAGTAGATGGGAAATTCATTACACAACTGATATCCAAAAAGCTGAAAAAAAGACCGAGGGTAAAATAATTGGATGTGATAGAGGTTACACCGAAGTTTATGCCACATCTTCTAATGATGGTGCTAGATTTTTAGGTAATGATTTTGGTAAAATCCAAACTCAAGAAACCGATTACAGAACAGCGAAACAAGTAAAACGTAATAAAATCAAGTCAGTTTTTAACAAGTCTACAGCTAAAGGAAATGGTGCTAAGGCTGATAGAATTAAACGGAATAATCTTGGTAGAATCAAGTGGGACAATCGGGAAACATCCTTTAAAGGTAGGATTCAAACAATAGTTTTTACAGCTACGCATGACTTGATGACAGATGCGATCAAGGTAGCTTTTGAAGATTTGACGGAGCAAATAAAAGGCAAAAAGCCCATGAGAAAGCGCATGAAGAGAAATGTTTCTTCATGGTGCAAGGGGATAGTTGCGGATGCCCTCAAACAAGTTTCAACCCGTGTAGGTTGCACGGTTGTTAGTGTTAATTGTGCGTATACGTCACAACTTGACTCCAGATTTAGTACCTTAACGGGGACTAGAAATGGTGACAAGTTTACCGGACATGATGGGGTCGTGATGCACTCAGATACTAACGCTGCTGATAACGTTCTAGTAAGAATGGGTGACGTTGAAATCACTCGTTACATGAAACATTCAAACGTAAAAGTAATATTACTAGAACGAACTCAGAAGTTTCGGGAATCCCTAATAGTGGAGACTGAAGCGAAACCGGGCAAGGATAAGCCCCAGACTCTAGAACCTAAAAGCAAACTTGCGAACAAGGTCAATCAGAGAGCGAACTATAAGCAATTGACGTTGTTTGACCAAGGTTTAACTACGTTATTTGTGTATCCCGTCGCTGGATTTTAGCAGAACAAGGAACTGTGAAATGGCGCGACAATTGGGCTAGTTAACCGTGGGGTTTGGTGTCTTTATCAATCACCTAATCACTCACAAAAAACTGGCTTTTTGTGAATAAATCTAGAACTACCGTCACCATACAAGCACCAGCCACAAGAGCAATTAAAACCACAGGAGATAAATTATTTCCCGCAATAGCTAAGAATAAAACAAAACTTCCCGCGCCCAGACGATAGACACTCAAAATTCTCCCTGTTTGCATTTTATCTAAAACACAAGTCGAGAAATTAATCACGGCTAAAACCATTAAGCATAGTGTTACCGCACCACAAAAAAGCCAACGTTCATTTCCTGGTAGAACATTAACTCCACTTTTAGCAATTATATGCTCAACCCCTACCCCCATTGCTCCTAAACCTATAGCTAGGAACAGGTGAGAATAAAGCCAAGTGAGAAAGATTTTGACTCTACCTGCTTTCATAGTTTCTAGTGGTGAAACATCAACGCTATCGAAATAAAGCCACCAAAAACTAAAAGCAATACTCACACCTAACACAGCCATTAATATTGATGAGGTATCCCATTGTTTTCCTGCTACCCCCCGCACGACTGCGTGCATTGATTCACCCAAGACAATAATTGTAAATAGTCCTAGACGTTCGGGAACATGAGACATATTTGGTGGGATTTGAACTGCTAAATTACCTGTACCTAGCGGAGTCATAAATTCTATTAGCAAACCTAATACCCAGAATCCAAACCGCCAGGGAACTGGCACAAACAGTGAAACTAACCACAATGCTATACCAATACTAAAACCTTTGACATACCAATTAGTTAAGGGACGAGCTTCTGTGACATAGTGTCCGGCAATCAGATATTGAAGAATAAGAATACAACGAGCAACTATGTAAGAAATAGCAAATTCTTGAGAAGATGTACTTAAACCATGATGTAAATTTACCGTCAAAGCGACAATAATTGACATTTGTAGTAAAGTTAGCAAGCGATCGCCAAGGTCGTCAGTATCAAAAAGTGTAGCGTAAAAAGTAGCACCTATCCAACACCACCAAATAGGTATAAACAGAGCCACAAAACCAATAAATCCCCCCAAAGAAACATCTTTACTGAGATTATGAGATAATTCAGCGATCGCTACTACAAACACTAAATCATAGAAAAGTTCCAACCAAGTTGCACGTCTTTCTTCATGCTCCTCGTCAATGCGTAATCTAGGCGGTTGCCATAAATTTTTTTTCATGAGTTTAGGTACTAAAAACTACTAGCCAAAAACTATTTTAGGGGGTTTAGGAGATATTTTTATAAAAAATTTACAGCACTTCCCGATGTTATGATGTTCGTCATATGATCAAAAACTGCGGTACATTTAACAATTAGGATTAAATAGGGTTTGCTGAAAAAGTCTTCTCGTGAAGGCTAGGAGTCACCGAGTCAGGAGTCACCGAGTCAGGAGGAATAAAGAGGAGGAAGAAGAAGGAAGAGAAGGTTGGACAATTAGTCCTCAAATTTACGCGATTATTTTTGATGAAAATGCCAGGGTTTTAAACATCTATTGTCAATAATCTTGCACTTGTTTGGTTATAAAACCCTGCAAACCTTTATCTATCAACTCTTTTGCTTTCTTTTATGCAAACCCTAAATATTGAAAACCCTGTTAGATAAGAGAACTTCACAAAAAAGATGATCCAAATTTCTGATATCAAAATGTTAAAGAATAACACTAC
The window above is part of the Dolichospermum sp. DET69 genome. Proteins encoded here:
- a CDS encoding DUF928 domain-containing protein, with protein sequence MNLPKYFLYLRKLISIISPTLLITSALPTQLLAQPLPMKISLEFPSGDSRGTPKSTLGGGRRGNSCLTRDKKKASLTALMPNRSNKSLTVSATPEFYFYVPTSTATTGEFVIRSGEEDGFETTFQVPSKSGIVKLQLPSQFPLKTGLTYKWYFAVICDDLDRSADEYTQGIIERTAISKSSNEALQQATPLKQAKIYAQYNIWSETLTNIAQLRIQKPNEWKELLKSVGLEAIAEEQLVDCCQLNPKLK
- a CDS encoding adenylate/guanylate cyclase domain-containing protein; translated protein: MDANNLKNFLWQGRGLWSTTPIIALAVILIRFVGLLQSWEWGVFDQYVRWRPPETRDDRIVIVGIDEEDLANLKQVKITDQVLANFLNKLKAKKPRAIGLDLYRNLPESPGTSELEQVFKSTPNLVGIEKVVGKSRYERVAPPPVLKSLGQVGANDLMVDSDNKVRRALMYVDTEDKKKAYSFSLHLALRYLEKEGIVVSKDFRLGKTKFIPFESNDGGYVHADANSYQILMNYRGNNSYFDTVSMTDIMEDKVPAGWGRERIILIGYTGESFKDSFFTPYSSELLSFSKQMSGIEIHANITSQIISAALENRHLFKTFSEPQEWVWIIFWSGVGALLTWNLRLQDLFTFQRAAAAVLAGGALLGSTYLAFLWGWWLPVVPPFLALIGSVVAITAYIARTAGNIRKIFGRYLTDEVVANILESPEGLKLGGERRQITIFTSDLRGFTATSERLPPEEVVKILNFYLECMADEITRYQGTIDEFMGDGILVLFGAPTAREDDAVRAVACGIAMQLAMVKVNAKMQEWGLPALEMGIGINTGVVVVGNIGSEKRTKYGIVGSQVNLTYRIEGYTTGGEIIISESTFQEVESIVVIDSQMQVTPKGVQEPINVYKIAGITGQYNLFLSQHQEELCTLPEPLAIEYALVDGKDIGSLSVKGLLVRLSINEAEICFVSEELQEPPSCLTNIKLNLCTPNQSGETGDIYAKVLEKSAQIGHFCIRFTAKPPEIISKFSNLIEQINSQNSQ
- a CDS encoding MBL fold metallo-hydrolase, with product MTKLIFLGSGSAFTVGANNFQSNMILVTEQNHKLLIDCGTDIRLSLHAAGLSYLDITDIYISHLHSDHVGGLEYIAFSTLFDPRCQKPTIYLSKDVSSNLWDRTLSGGLRFLDGDIATIDTFFKEHKINHHGHFTWQEIKFDLVKVSHVNNGFYLMPSYGLFFTLEGVKIFLSTDAQLCLNTNGEYYEQADIIFHDCETSRYQTPVHANYEQLSMLPAKIKNKMWLYGYQPGFLPDAKKDGFCGFVKCGQVFEFSSLENV
- a CDS encoding IS607 family transposase → MKYLTPEQVYKQFGYHPKTTAEWADLGKIECIRSPGGHRRYPESAFIKTVSTDKERVLYARVSTKTQLLDLDTQIEFLGKTYPGCRVVKDVASGMNWKRKNFLKLMTQVAQNQISEIVVGHKDRLCRFGFEFVEWFCNLHSCKIVVVNNAKLSPHEELMQDFMAIMHCFSSKLYFLRAYKKKIAEEQNIHETNSSQYESMGV
- a CDS encoding addiction module component, which encodes MKLKVKNQLTVTRIAILGTEKLNNWKSNELDLIALSLGKLRSDLWNEFGSLKAWGVSKFEIDKQLRTLKDKYQLPAKLWEATLYDVIDDIHLVQAACVEKVIKSLGQSFQSFQAKKGVLQLTLESREWLEHPKLCTLVRKFWYRGHTKVCNQIIVKAYDTKTDDKGVVWLRFGGLTPCKTLKLPTTLPTEIKCQIRLIKRNSRWEIHYTTDIQKAEKKTEGKIIGCDRGYTEVYATSSNDGARFLGNDFGKIQTQETDYRTAKQVKRNKIKSVFNKSTAKGNGAKADRIKRNNLGRIKWDNRETSFKGRIQTIVFTATHDLMTDAIKVAFEDLTEQIKGKKPMRKRMKRNVSSWCKGIVADALKQVSTRVGCTVVSVNCAYTSQLDSRFSTLTGTRNGDKFTGHDGVVMHSDTNAADNVLVRMGDVEITRYMKHSNVKVILLERTQKFRESLIVETEAKPGKDKPQTLEPKSKLANKVNQRANYKQLTLFDQGLTTLFVYPVAGF
- a CDS encoding low temperature requirement protein A, with translation MKKNLWQPPRLRIDEEHEERRATWLELFYDLVFVVAIAELSHNLSKDVSLGGFIGFVALFIPIWWCWIGATFYATLFDTDDLGDRLLTLLQMSIIVALTVNLHHGLSTSSQEFAISYIVARCILILQYLIAGHYVTEARPLTNWYVKGFSIGIALWLVSLFVPVPWRFGFWVLGLLIEFMTPLGTGNLAVQIPPNMSHVPERLGLFTIIVLGESMHAVVRGVAGKQWDTSSILMAVLGVSIAFSFWWLYFDSVDVSPLETMKAGRVKIFLTWLYSHLFLAIGLGAMGVGVEHIIAKSGVNVLPGNERWLFCGAVTLCLMVLAVINFSTCVLDKMQTGRILSVYRLGAGSFVLFLAIAGNNLSPVVLIALVAGACMVTVVLDLFTKSQFFVSD